Genomic segment of Myxococcales bacterium:
GCCGACCGCGAAGCAGACGCCGACCATCCCCATCCAGCGCGTTCGTTCTTCGGGTTCGGTGACATCGCCGATGTAGGCCGTTGCGACGCTGATATTCGCACCGAACACGCCACCAAAGACTCGCGCAACAAAGAGCCAAAACAGCGAATCGGACAAGCCGAGCAGCAGGAGACATGCGCTGGTGCCGGCGATCGTGATCAGGATCACCTGGCGCCGCCCGATGCGGTCGGAGAGTCGGCCCCAGACCGGGGCAAACACGAACTGCATCGCGGCGTAACACGCCAGCAGCAGCCCCAGGACCCAACCCTCCGGATGCTGTTCCTTGGCGAGGTACGGAAGTACAGGAATCGCGACCCCAAATCCGATCAGATCGATCGCGATGACGGCGAGCAGGACGTAGAGGGGATTTCGGGTTCGGCGGGCGCTCATTGGGTTCTGATGGACTCTGGGGCTAAGGGACAGGTGGGCGCGGAGCATAATCCGAACACACAATTGCTGCGAGAGTGTTTGCAGCCCTCATCCCTGGGCTCCGGTCGGACGATGAGAATGAGGAACTGGTTCGTCAGCATTCATCTGCTTGCCGAACCCAAAATCTGCTGAGAGTAAAGTTATGAACTGCTCATCCTGTGGAACGCGCACGACCTCCAATCAGCGCAATTGCCCCAATTGCGGGCGAAATCTGGCCGCACAAGGCGGATCTCGGACGGGTGCCGAAAGTTCTTCTTTGGCATCGCCGAACCACGCTCTCTCTCCCTCTACCGCGAAGGCGCCTACCCCCCGAGATGGATCGCGCCAGGCGGGGACGCAAAAGACGAGCAAGAAGGGCAAGAAAAAGGCGCCCCCGAAGGACGCCCCCGAAATTCCGCTCGACTCGCCAGCCGATGATCCCGGCTCGAGCTCCGGAGCTGGCGAGACCGAAGCTGGGGTGGCTCAGATTCGAGAACAGCTGCACGATCGCCCGGACTGTATCGAGGGCGGACTCAGCATCTACACCGACGCGAAGAAAGAGCCCGTGGGTGTCGATTTCGAAACAGAGGTCGGGAAGATCGACCTGCTGGCCCGAGACGACGCCGGAGGCCTCGTGGTCGTCCTGGTCGCCAAAGAGTCTTCGCAAGATGCGCCGGTGAAGGGAAAAGATCTTGTCAGCGATGCACTGGAACGCATCGGCTGGGTTCGCAAGCATATTGCAGAACCTCAGCAAGAGGTCCGCGCAATCGTACTCCTCGGACAGGTTCCCGATGACATCAGCTATTCCGCCGCAGCAGTGGCAACGACAGTCGCCTTCAAGACCTACCGCATGGAGATCACCTTCAGCGACATCGATATCTAGGAGCCTGGACCAAGACTCGGCTGCTGGCTCCACTGCCCGTATTTGCCGGCTGCTTGGCTCGCTCCTGGTCCTCATCACGGGACTGCAAGCCTGTGCGACTTCGCCAACCCTGCAAGATGCGGTCGGCAGTCAGGATCCCGCTCGGCTGCAAGAGTATGTCGATGCCGGTGTCGACATCGACGCGCAGGATCAGCGTGGTGCGACTGCCCTGCACGTCGCCGCAGCCAAGGGACACACGCGCTGGATCGTGGCCCTGCTCGCAAGTGATGCTCGGGTCGACGTCGTAGATTCGGCAGGGGCGACCCCGCTCCATCGGGCGATCGAGGCGGGTCGAGGTGCTGCGGTCGAACTCCTGTTGTCGAGGGGTGCGGATGTCGAGCATCGCAATGGGGACGGCGCAGCTGCGCTTCATCTAGCCACGCTGCGCAGTCATGCTGCGATCGTTCACCGGCTCTTGAAAGCCGGCGCCGATATTGCGGCGGAAGACGGGAACGGCAGGAGCGCCCTTCATCTCGCTGCTGAACACGCAGCGAGCAATCTCGTCTCGAGATTTCTCGAACTCGGAGCCAATCCAGATCAACCCGCCCTCGACGGTTCACCACCTCTACACGTCGCAATTGCCGCAAAACGTCCGGCGGTGGTGAAGAAACTTCTCGACGGCAAGGCGAATCCCAACGTGCGGGGCAAAGGCTCTGAGCCCGCCCTGCATCTGGCAGTGCAAATCGGAGACCTGGACACAATCATTTTGTTGACGAGTGTCGAGCTGGATCTCGACGCACGAAATGGGCGGGGGGAAGCCGCTCTGCATCTCGCGGTAATCGCGGATCGGCGCGACATCGTGAGGGGCCTGCTGCGGCTTCGCGTGCCGGTCAATTCACTGGATGTCGAGGGCAACACGCCGCTCCACCGAGCCGCCGCACTGAAGAATCCGCGCATCGCCGGGACCCTGTTGAAATGGGGCGCGGACAGGAGTCTCGAAAACAGTGAAGGCATGACTCCTCTCGAGATCGCAAAGGATCACAAACACAAGCAAGTGATTGGCGTTCTCGAGTCAGCCCCCACCCCGCTGCAGGCGGCTGTGCGGCGAAAGGACGTCGAAGCGGTGCGTGCCGTGTTGGCGGCTGGAGCCGATCCAAACCAGCACTTCGGCGGCGGGCGAACCGTGCTCGCGATGGCCGTCTGGTCAGAGGAAATTTCCAAAATTCTGCTCGAAGCGGGAGCGCACGTCGGTCTTGCAGACGAGCGCGGCGCCACACCTCTTCAACTTGCGGCGGGAGCCGGCAAACTAAAAATCGTCGCGATGATGCTCGAAGCCGGTGCGGACCCCAACGGGGCTGATCAGCGCGGCGTGACGGCACTGCTTGCTGCGGCGCAGAATCATCATGAGGCTGTCGGGCGCGATCTACTCGCTGCCGGCGCTGATCCCGATGTGATGAATCGCTCGGGGGAATCACCGCTTTTTTTCGCCATTGCACAACATCAAACGGATCTGGTCGCGGCCCTCCTCAGCGCTGGAGCAGATCACGATAAGGTCATGACCAATGGCATGACCGCGCTCGGCTTTGCTGCCAGCATCGGCAATGAGTTCGCGGTAGCGACGCTGTTGCGAGAGGGAGCCTTGGTGAACGCCAGCGATCCACACGGGAGAAGCCCGCTCGCGATCGCCGCGACCCGGGACAATGCCTCGATTGTGAATCTCTTGCTGGGGGCAGGGGCCCAGATGGCCGCCGATCCGATGAGCAATCGACCTCACCTGATTGCGGCTCTCGAAGGTCAGCACCGAGCTGTGGCGCTTCTGTTGCTCGAAGCCGGCGCGAATCCGTCGGCGCGCAATCAGCGCGGCGACTCGGCCCTCGAAATCGCCGCCGAAACGGGATCACTCACCGTTGTCGTGAAATTGCTCGAATTGGACGCGCACAGGATCGAAGGAGCCGGGGACCGCGCCTTGCTCGCGGTGTTGCAACGGCTCGACCGGCTCGCGCGCCGCGGTGGTGCCGAGGCCCCGGGTGGTGACGCCCGGGGCGGCGAGTCGAGGGCCGCAGACCCTGCGCAGCCGGTCGCTCGATATCGGGAAGTTGCGAAGGTGCTGGTCCTTGCGGGAGCGGATGTGGATTGGACAGCGGGATCGGGAGAAAGCGCTCGCACGCTCGCCTCACGGCTGGGTCTGGACGAGGTGTTGCAACTCAGTGCGGAGTAGTTGCTTCCGTAGTTGCTTCTGGCGCGATCTTGGCTGGAGTCGATGGCTTCGCCGGGGAAGACGCTGAGTCCGGAACTGCGGTGTATTCGTTGACGACAATCGGTTCGCTCGAGATTCGTATCGTCGTTGACGCCGTTTGGGGCTTCGTCGGCACTGCCGCTGGTTCCGTCTCCGCTTCCGATTCTTCCGCCAGATCACCCGCCCACTCGGTGCTGGGCTCGGCATCGGGCAGCGTTTCTTCGCTTTCGGGAAGCTTCACGATTTTGAGCTTGGTATCGCTCACGAGCTTGTCGACACGGTCGAGAATACTGGACGCCAGCGAGGGTTTTTTGGCGACTTCTTTCGCCGGCTCGACCTGCTCCTTCGGTTTGAGACGCGTCTGCTTTTCGATCACCTCGGCGATCTTGACTTCAGCCGATTCGATCAGCTTCGTCGGCACCGGAACTCGTGAGTAGAGGGCGTACGCCAGTGCTGCCGCCACGGCCAGACTCACGACCATCGGGACTGAGCGGCGGCGCGATGGCGGCGCAAACGCCACACGGCCCATTCCAATGGGTGCTCCGACGGAGTTTTCCTGGTCGTGGAAGTCCGACTGCGGACTCTTGGCGGGTTCGTTTTCGAGTTCGAGACCGGGCGATCCTGCGTCGTGTTCTTTTTCGGCGCGTGGATTGTCGCCGGCGACTTGAAGCATCTCCGAACTGTCCTGTGTAATGAGCAGGGATGCGATGTCTTCTGCGGGCTCGAGTTGTTGTTCTCGGGCACCTCGAGTCCCGACTTCGGGGGGAGGCTCACCGAGCGCGCAGTCGTCGAGCATTTCCTGAGCGGTCATCGGAGGCCCGAATTCGCCAACAGATGACGGATTTGCCGAAGTTTCAGGATCCGCGGTTGGCGTGATTTCGTCCGGCGAATCTCCGCACAGCCTTTCGATGAAGTCGGCCGAGATCGAGTT
This window contains:
- a CDS encoding AAA family ATPase, yielding MAAYIRFYQFDASPFGSGKAKPGVVLGTKSLRGALAKVKQGLAEDSPRICLTGSSGVGKTSFCRALPKLLADSAQVAVVLDPSKPWTEVRATIAKRFGLQGGAISRKALLAARESSKHLILVIDQAETLSHKSLDHLDILLQYKCDDGKQLLHCVILANLDAAAAGTEIPLLWWLDKFTTLQLQFSPIPAEGLRHYVEKHLAKAGWAGGELFTAEALLAIHRNTGGVPRAINELCEKILVEGGIHEINSISADFIERLCGDSPDEITPTADPETSANPSSVGEFGPPMTAQEMLDDCALGEPPPEVGTRGAREQQLEPAEDIASLLITQDSSEMLQVAGDNPRAEKEHDAGSPGLELENEPAKSPQSDFHDQENSVGAPIGMGRVAFAPPSRRRSVPMVVSLAVAAALAYALYSRVPVPTKLIESAEVKIAEVIEKQTRLKPKEQVEPAKEVAKKPSLASSILDRVDKLVSDTKLKIVKLPESEETLPDAEPSTEWAGDLAEESEAETEPAAVPTKPQTASTTIRISSEPIVVNEYTAVPDSASSPAKPSTPAKIAPEATTEATTPH
- a CDS encoding ankyrin repeat domain-containing protein, whose product is MALLASDARVDVVDSAGATPLHRAIEAGRGAAVELLLSRGADVEHRNGDGAAALHLATLRSHAAIVHRLLKAGADIAAEDGNGRSALHLAAEHAASNLVSRFLELGANPDQPALDGSPPLHVAIAAKRPAVVKKLLDGKANPNVRGKGSEPALHLAVQIGDLDTIILLTSVELDLDARNGRGEAALHLAVIADRRDIVRGLLRLRVPVNSLDVEGNTPLHRAAALKNPRIAGTLLKWGADRSLENSEGMTPLEIAKDHKHKQVIGVLESAPTPLQAAVRRKDVEAVRAVLAAGADPNQHFGGGRTVLAMAVWSEEISKILLEAGAHVGLADERGATPLQLAAGAGKLKIVAMMLEAGADPNGADQRGVTALLAAAQNHHEAVGRDLLAAGADPDVMNRSGESPLFFAIAQHQTDLVAALLSAGADHDKVMTNGMTALGFAASIGNEFAVATLLREGALVNASDPHGRSPLAIAATRDNASIVNLLLGAGAQMAADPMSNRPHLIAALEGQHRAVALLLLEAGANPSARNQRGDSALEIAAETGSLTVVVKLLELDAHRIEGAGDRALLAVLQRLDRLARRGGAEAPGGDARGGESRAADPAQPVARYREVAKVLVLAGADVDWTAGSGESARTLASRLGLDEVLQLSAE